The Deinococcus koreensis genome window below encodes:
- a CDS encoding YbjN domain-containing protein codes for MPRLAQFRPAQSRPALSALSIALLIAGAAQAGGAGAPVAGAGQIQAATPAAVAAGLREAGLKVTMNPTEPDADPSMTVVSGSYELQVWLSDCKAGSCARVTASTSWDYSDKEDDLDTDLANEWNSNYYTQAYIYEGSYYLDSTMPLRGGYTRAALKAWMADYLSDVKDFEGELP; via the coding sequence ATGCCCAGACTTGCCCAGTTCAGACCTGCCCAGTCCAGACCTGCCCTGTCGGCCCTGTCCATCGCTCTTCTGATCGCCGGCGCCGCGCAGGCGGGCGGGGCGGGCGCGCCGGTGGCCGGCGCAGGACAGATCCAGGCGGCCACCCCCGCCGCCGTGGCCGCCGGGCTGCGCGAGGCCGGCCTGAAGGTCACCATGAACCCCACCGAGCCCGACGCCGACCCGAGCATGACCGTGGTCTCCGGCAGCTACGAACTGCAGGTCTGGCTGAGCGACTGCAAGGCCGGCAGCTGCGCCCGCGTGACCGCCAGCACCTCCTGGGACTACTCCGACAAGGAAGATGACCTCGACACCGACCTGGCCAACGAGTGGAACTCCAACTATTACACCCAGGCCTACATCTACGAGGGCAGCTATTACCTGGACTCCACCATGCCCCTGCGCGGCGGCTACACCCGCGCCGCCCTGAAAGCCTGGATGGCGGACTACCTGAGCGACGTGAAGGACTTCGAGGGCGAACTGCCCTGA
- a CDS encoding DUF1206 domain-containing protein has protein sequence MTDLKQTGRKVAGDVGQGVRNAAHQAAPGLEALARFGYASKGVVYGTVGFLALSVALGRGGATTDTQGALLRLQDLPLGTPLIWGLVLGLVGYALWQLIRAGLDPERQGTGGKGIVKRSGYLLSGLANIGLALFAARLAGSGAAQRNQDSEAQAAGQVLNLPGGQVWLALAGVVLLAVAANQLYSAYGAKFMKRMAFTDLGARSQGTLKRIGQVGIASRGLLMAIIGVFLLIAAWRHSAATALGISEALTWLRDQPAGNVLLGSVAVGTLCYGVWCVVQALYRRVKVEG, from the coding sequence ATGACCGACCTGAAACAGACTGGACGGAAGGTGGCGGGGGACGTTGGGCAGGGAGTCCGGAACGCGGCCCACCAGGCCGCCCCGGGGCTGGAGGCGCTGGCCCGCTTCGGCTACGCCAGCAAGGGCGTGGTATACGGCACGGTCGGCTTCCTAGCCCTGAGCGTGGCCCTGGGCCGGGGCGGCGCCACCACCGACACCCAGGGCGCCCTGCTTAGATTGCAGGATCTGCCCCTGGGCACGCCGCTGATCTGGGGGCTGGTGCTGGGACTGGTCGGCTACGCCCTGTGGCAGCTGATCCGGGCCGGCCTCGACCCCGAGCGGCAGGGCACGGGGGGCAAGGGCATCGTCAAGCGCAGCGGCTACCTGCTGAGCGGGCTGGCGAACATCGGCCTGGCCCTGTTCGCCGCGCGGCTGGCAGGCAGCGGCGCCGCCCAGCGCAACCAGGACAGCGAGGCCCAGGCGGCCGGACAGGTGCTGAACCTGCCGGGGGGTCAGGTCTGGCTGGCGCTGGCCGGGGTCGTCCTGCTGGCGGTGGCGGCCAACCAGCTCTACAGCGCGTACGGCGCGAAGTTCATGAAGCGCATGGCCTTCACCGACCTGGGGGCGCGCTCCCAGGGCACCCTCAAACGCATCGGCCAGGTGGGCATCGCCTCACGTGGCCTGCTGATGGCGATCATCGGCGTGTTCCTGCTGATCGCCGCCTGGCGCCACTCGGCGGCCACCGCCCTGGGCATCTCCGAGGCCCTGACGTGGCTGCGGGATCAACCTGCGGGGAATGTCCTGCTGGGATCGGTGGCGGTCGGAACCCTGTGTTACGGGGTGTGGTGCGTGGTGCAGGCGCTCTACCGGCGGGTGAAGGTCGAGGGCTGA
- a CDS encoding methylglyoxal synthase yields MTSALTPTRQVALIAHDKKKLELAMFALSHREVLARFHLVATGTTGGILAKQTGLSVERVLSGPLGGDQQIGARLAEERVLAVFFFRDPLTAQPHEPDVSALVRLCDVHDIPLATNPASAEALMLWLREQGDQRTGSGSALL; encoded by the coding sequence ATGACGTCCGCCCTCACCCCCACACGGCAGGTCGCCCTGATCGCGCACGACAAGAAGAAGCTGGAGCTGGCGATGTTCGCCCTGAGTCACCGCGAGGTGCTGGCTCGCTTTCATCTGGTCGCCACCGGCACCACGGGCGGCATCCTGGCCAAGCAGACCGGCCTGAGCGTGGAGCGGGTGCTATCGGGGCCGCTGGGCGGCGACCAGCAGATCGGCGCCCGACTGGCCGAGGAACGCGTGCTGGCCGTGTTCTTCTTCCGCGACCCGCTGACCGCCCAACCCCACGAGCCGGACGTGAGCGCACTGGTGCGGCTGTGCGACGTACACGACATCCCCCTGGCAACAAACCCGGCGAGCGCCGAAGCATTGATGCTGTGGCTAAGGGAGCAGGGGGATCAGAGGACAGGCAGTGGGTCTGCCCTGCTATAG